Proteins co-encoded in one Salvia splendens isolate huo1 chromosome 4, SspV2, whole genome shotgun sequence genomic window:
- the LOC121801301 gene encoding mitotic apparatus protein p62-like: MEAGKLSSEVKLVEAAVVNTLLAAQTCLLMLTSSLLNDELPAWIGKRFPMEELHRVNKPGLENKDGSDSEDDDEDEDEDNAEPDDDAGDEDFSGGEEGGDDDDEGDPEEDAEANGDGGSDDDDDDDGDDDDEDGDDDEDEEEDEDEEDQPPAKKRK, translated from the exons ATGGAGGCGGGCAAGCTGAGCTCTGAAGTGAAGCTCGTTGAGGCTGCTGTGGTTAATACTCTTTTGGCTGCTCAAACTTGCCTTCTCATGCTG ACTAGCTCTTTGCTGAATGACGAACTACCAGCTTGGATAGGAAAACG CTTTCCGATGGAGGAGCTTCATAGAGTGAACAAGCCAGGACTTGAAAACAAAGATGGAAGCGATTCggaggatgatgatgaggatgaaGATGAGGACAATGCCGAGCCTGATGATGATGCTGGTGATGAGGACTTTTCAGGCGGCGAAGAAGGCGGAGATGACGATGATGAAGGGGATCCTGAGGAGGACGCCGAGGCTAATGGTGACGGAGGAAGTgacgacgacgatgatgatgacgGGGACGATGACGATGAGGATGGGGACGATGatgaggacgaggaggaagacgaggacgaggaggatcaACCACCTGCTAAGAAGAGGAAGTGA